AAATATTTTTTTGTTATACCCCTAAAAATTTAAGGGGTAAAATTTATTTTTAAAACATTAATCCATTAAAATATCTTCAAAATAGAAGGGGATATATATTTTTTGTATATTTTTTTGGCAATCCCCTATATTTTTAAACCTTTGCAAACTGAATAAATATTCAATTATAAATCATAAAAACTATTGTCTATGCTTCAATGGCCGAAAAACAACGACGCACTCGGAACGTTAAACCGTGGAATTCCAGCCGAATCAGGTTTATGTACCTTATGTACTTCCGATTGTAAAGGAAAATGTGAAACCTGGATGGCTTCCCTCCAGGGAAGAAAAATGCTTTATCCGAGAGATTTTGGGAAATCCACAGCCGGTGCCAACAATGTTTCTTCAGTAGGCATTAGCTATCATGGCCTTAGGATTCATGGCTATGCATATGGAGTGAATGGAGTGGAACCTCCATTAACCAACAAACCGGATGATTGCCTGTTCACCAATGTAAATGTGGAATCTTCATTTGGGAATGAAGTAAAGACCAAAACCCGTATGCCAATTATGACAGGTGCATTGGGTTCAACATTTATCGCAGCCAAATATTGGGAATCATTTGCCATAGGTGCAGCCTTATGTGGCATTCCTCTTGTTGTAGGGGAAAATGTTGTGGGAGTTGACAAAAAATCTGAACTTAAAGGAGGAAAAATTGCCGCAGCACCTGAGCTGGACCGGCGAATTCAGACTTATAAGAAGTTCTATGACGGTTATGGAGCCATCATTGTACAATTGAATGTGGAAGACACAGCCAACGGTGTTGCCGAATATATCATTGAAAACTATGGAAATGATGTGATCATAGAATTGAAATGGGGACAAGGAGCAAAAGATATTGGGGGTGAGATTCAGGTAAACAGCATTGAATATGCTCAGTTCCTGAAAGACCGCGGTTACCTGGTTGATCCCGATCCCTATGATCCCACGGTACAAACAGCATTCGAGTCCAGGGCCATTACTTCTTTTGCCCGTCACAGCAGGCTTGGTGCAACCGAAGCCAATGATCCCGAGCAGGTCAGGAAATCCTTCATGGATTCTGTTGCTTACCTGAGAAAACTTGGTTTCAACCGGATCTCACTAAAAACCGGTGCCTATGATATGGAAGCACTGGCTATGGCCATACGTTATGCTACAGATGCCAAACTGGACTTGCTCACCATTGACGGAGCCGGCGGCGGAACAGGTATGAGCCCCTGGAACATGATGCAACACTGGGGTATTCCTTCTGTGGCCCTTCATGCTAAAGCATACGAATATTCCCGTCTGCTGGAAGAAAAAGGAATGAAAGTGCCCGATCTTTCCTTTGCCGGAGGATTTGCCCGGGAAGACCATATTTTTAAAGCCATAGCATTGGGCTCACCATTTACCAAGATGGTATGCCTCGGACGCTCAGCCATGATACCCGGATTTTTGGGAAGCAATATTGAGGGTGTATTCAAACCCGAACGCCGGCACGAGCTACATGGTCACTGGGAAGAACTCCCTGTAAACGTGGCGAAAATAGGGAAATACCCCGAAGAGATCTTTGCGGGCTGGGAACCTGTCAAAGAAAAAGTAGGAAAAGATGAACTCAAAAAAATACCCTACGGAGCAATAGCCATGTATGGATATGCAGACAAGCTTACCGGCGGACTCCAGCAGTTGATGGCCGGAGCCAGAAAATTCAACCTGGATGAAATTCATAGAAATGATCTGATTGCTTCCAACAGGGAAACCGAAGAAGTAACAGGCATACCTTTTATGACTGATGCCAATGACGAAAAGGCAAAACAAATACTGAAAGGATAAGGGATATCTAATTTTACTAAAAAAGCCTTCTCAGGATATTTATTCCGGGAAGGCTTTTTTTATTAATCCCTGAAAATTTTCCGGATACAGCAACTCCCCGAATAAACATACAATCATAAAAATATATTCAAAAGTTGGATCTTTCCCAATAAAATTTTATTTTTGAGAAGATTCCCTATTCTTTTTAAGAAGATCAGAAAAAATACATCATGTTTATTAACTTTTAAAATCCAGATTATTATGAAACGAAGAACATTTTTAAGAAACATAGCCATCAGCAGTGCATTAGCCAGTTTACCCTTCTCATGGGTATTTTCAAAAGGAAAACAAAAGCAAAATCTTCCGGTACCCAAGAGAGAACTGGCCAATAAAGGAGATATGCTTTCGATGATTGGTTTCGGCGGTATCCTGCTCAACGACAATGGCCAGAAATTCGCCAATGAGGCCATAGCTAAGGCAGTGGATGCAGGGATCAATTATTTTGATGTGGCTCCGACGTATGGAAATGCTCAGGATTTAATGGGGCCTGCACTCGAACCCTATAGAAAAGATTGTTTCCTGGCCTGTAAAACGGGAAAATGGGACAAGAAAGAGGCTGAAGAAGAGCTGCATGGATCACTTAAGGCATTAAAAACCGATCATTTCGATCTGTATCAATTGCATGCCATTTCCAGCAAAGAAGATGTAGACAAAGCACTTGCACCGAATGGAGCCATCGAGGTATTCGAAAAAGCCAAAAAGGAAGGCAAAATCCGTTATATTGGATTTTCGGCTCATTCCCAGGAAGCAGCAGTCTATGCAATGGAACAATATGATTTTGATACCATCCTGTTTCCCTTGAACTTCGTCTGCTGGTATAATGGCAATTTCGGTCCAAAAGCCTACGAAAAAGCCA
Above is a window of Bacteroidales bacterium DNA encoding:
- a CDS encoding aldo/keto reductase, translated to MKRRTFLRNIAISSALASLPFSWVFSKGKQKQNLPVPKRELANKGDMLSMIGFGGILLNDNGQKFANEAIAKAVDAGINYFDVAPTYGNAQDLMGPALEPYRKDCFLACKTGKWDKKEAEEELHGSLKALKTDHFDLYQLHAISSKEDVDKALAPNGAIEVFEKAKKEGKIRYIGFSAHSQEAAVYAMEQYDFDTILFPLNFVCWYNGNFGPKAYEKAKEKNMGILALKSMAKTRLADGQDKLYKNIWYMPLENTSLSDKALRFTLSKDITAAIPPGDSKFLFRAIEHAGNYAQLNEKEDKQLQDIARVTDPIFKA